In Cucurbita pepo subsp. pepo cultivar mu-cu-16 chromosome LG04, ASM280686v2, whole genome shotgun sequence, the following are encoded in one genomic region:
- the LOC111793407 gene encoding zinc finger protein GIS2-like produces MSSDSRSRSRSRSRSPVARKIRSDRFSYRDAPYRRESRRGFSRDNLCKNCKRPGHFARECPNVAICHNCGLPGHIASECTTKSLCWNCREPGHVASSCSNEGICHTCGKAGHRARECTAPPLPPGDLRLCNNCYKQGHIAADCTNEKACNNCRKTGHLARDCPNDPICNLCNVSGHVARQCPKSNVLGDRGDRGIGSGGGSIRGGGGGGGGGGYRDVVCRTCQQLGHMSRDCMSPLMICHNCGGRGHLAYECPSGRFMERYPRRY; encoded by the exons ATGAGTTCGGATAGCAGGAGTCGAAGCAGGAGCAGAAGCAGGAGCCCAGTGGCTCGTAAGATCCGGTCTGATCGTTTTTCATATCGTGATGCACCATACAGGAGAGAATCACGTCGGGGTTTCAG TCGAGACAATCTTTGCAAGAACTGCAAGCGTCCCGGCCACTTTGCAAGAGAATGCCCTAATGTGGCAATTTGTCACAACTGTGGTCTCCCTGG GCATATTGCTTCAGAGTGTACAACAAAGTCACTATGCTGGAATTGTCGTGAACCTGGTCATGTTGCAAGTAGCTGTTCAAATGAAGGTATCTGCCACACCTGCGGGAAGGCAGGACATCGAGCCAGGGAATGCACGGCTCCTCCGCTGCCACCCGGGGACTTGAGGCTTTGCAACAATTGCTACAAGCAGGGTCATATAGCAGCTGATTGTACTAATGAAAAGGCATGCAACAATTGCAGGAAGACAGGCCATCTTGCTCGCGATTGTCCAAATGACCCTATTTGCAACCTGTGCAATGTATCTGGGCACGTAGCCAGGCAGTGTCCAAAATCCAATGTCCTCGGAGACCGGGGAGACCGAGGCATCGGCAGTGGCGGTGGCAGTATacgtggtggtggtggtggtggtggtggtggtggttacCGGGATGTTGTGTGCAGGACCTGCCAGCAGCTTGGCCATATGAGTAGGGACTGCATGAGCCCTTTGATGATTTGCCATAACTGTGGGGGACGTGGTCACCTAGCATACGAATGCCCATCAGGTCGGTTTATGGAGCGTTATCCCAGGAGGTACTGA